A genomic segment from Burkholderiales bacterium encodes:
- a CDS encoding DUF2934 domain-containing protein codes for MAQSPGKAKLTAKPAASPTSPASGKASSTPKTRAKPKAAQGADKPAAKPQAKGKAPARKAAAPEDKPKAVRRPAKAKEAAASQKPAAPVVTPEQRYRMICDAAYFRAERRGFVGGSALEDWLAAEAEIDALLREMQAREAGQ; via the coding sequence ATGGCGCAATCCCCCGGCAAGGCCAAACTCACCGCGAAGCCCGCGGCTTCCCCAACCTCCCCCGCCTCCGGCAAGGCTTCCTCCACCCCCAAGACCCGCGCCAAGCCCAAGGCAGCCCAGGGGGCTGACAAACCCGCCGCCAAGCCGCAAGCCAAGGGCAAGGCGCCCGCCAGGAAGGCCGCCGCCCCGGAGGACAAACCCAAGGCCGTGCGCCGGCCCGCCAAGGCAAAAGAAGCAGCGGCCAGCCAAAAGCCTGCCGCCCCCGTGGTCACTCCCGAGCAGCGTTACCGCATGATCTGTGATGCCGCCTATTTCCGCGCCGAGCGGCGCGGTTTCGTCGGCGGCAGCGCCCTCGAGGACTGGCTGGCGGCGGAAGCGGAAATCGACGCCCTCCTGCGGGAGATGCAGGCACGCGAAGCGGGGCAATAA
- the tldD gene encoding metalloprotease TldD codes for MTLAQEVIPHETLLRTAEASLLAPYGIERGQLAAVLDQILLRGVDFADLYFQYSRSEGWQLEEGKVKTGSFSIDQGVGVRAVHGEKTAFAYSDDISLTALKSAAAATRALARAGAAARVEALVPGAPSPRPTLYAPHDPLLSLADADKVALLEKAERMAKAADPRITQVIATLAGEYEVVLIARSDGQLAADVRPLVRFSLQVIAEAHGRREQGSAGGGGRFDYGYFTDEVLAGYVREAVHQALTNLEARPAPAGTMTVVLGPGWPGILLHEAIGHGLEGDFNRKGSSAFAGRIGTRVAAPGVTVVDDGTLARRRGSLNVDDEGNPTQCTVLIEDGILRGYMQDTLNARLMGMPVTGNGRRESFAHIPMPRMTNTYMLAGDKDPEEIIRSVKRGLYAVNFGGGQVDITSGKFVFSAAEAYMIEDGRITTPVKGATLIGNGPDVLTRVSMVGNDLRLDPGVGTCGKEGQSVPVGVGQPTLRIDGLTVGGTAS; via the coding sequence TGCGCGGCGTCGACTTTGCCGATCTCTATTTCCAGTACAGTCGCAGCGAGGGCTGGCAGCTCGAGGAAGGCAAGGTCAAGACCGGCAGCTTCAGCATCGACCAGGGCGTGGGCGTGCGCGCCGTGCATGGGGAAAAGACGGCTTTCGCCTACAGCGACGACATCAGCCTGACCGCCCTTAAGTCGGCGGCGGCCGCCACTCGTGCCCTGGCCCGGGCCGGGGCCGCGGCGCGCGTGGAGGCGCTCGTACCCGGTGCCCCATCGCCGCGACCCACCCTCTATGCCCCCCACGATCCCCTGTTGAGCCTTGCCGATGCCGACAAGGTGGCCCTGCTGGAGAAGGCCGAGCGGATGGCGAAAGCGGCGGATCCCCGCATCACCCAGGTGATCGCCACCCTGGCCGGTGAATACGAGGTGGTACTCATCGCCCGTTCCGACGGCCAGCTTGCCGCCGACGTGCGGCCGTTGGTGAGGTTTTCGCTGCAGGTCATCGCCGAGGCCCACGGTCGCCGGGAGCAGGGCAGCGCGGGTGGCGGCGGGCGTTTCGACTACGGCTATTTCACCGACGAAGTGCTAGCGGGCTATGTGCGGGAGGCGGTGCACCAGGCCCTCACGAATTTGGAGGCGCGACCGGCGCCCGCCGGCACCATGACGGTGGTGCTGGGTCCGGGGTGGCCCGGCATCCTGCTGCATGAAGCCATTGGTCATGGCCTGGAGGGGGATTTCAACCGCAAGGGCAGCTCCGCCTTCGCCGGCCGCATCGGCACCCGGGTGGCGGCACCGGGGGTCACCGTCGTGGACGATGGCACGCTAGCCCGGCGGCGCGGCTCCCTCAACGTGGACGACGAGGGCAACCCCACCCAATGCACCGTGCTCATCGAAGACGGCATCCTCCGGGGCTACATGCAGGACACCCTGAATGCCCGCCTGATGGGCATGCCGGTCACCGGCAACGGCCGGCGGGAATCCTTCGCCCACATTCCCATGCCCCGCATGACTAATACCTACATGCTGGCCGGTGACAAGGACCCGGAGGAAATCATCCGCTCCGTCAAGCGGGGCCTCTATGCGGTGAATTTCGGCGGTGGCCAAGTGGATATCACCAGCGGCAAATTCGTCTTCTCCGCGGCCGAAGCCTACATGATCGAGGACGGCCGCATCACCACGCCCGTCAAGGGCGCCACCCTCATCGGCAACGGGCCGGATGTGCTCACCCGCGTTTCCATGGTGGGCAACGACCTCAGGCTGGATCCCGGCGTGGGGACCTGCGGCAAGGAAGGCCAGAGCGTCCCGGTGGGGGTCGGCCAGCCCACCCTGCGCATCGATGGTCTCACCGTCGGCGGCACAGCAAGCTGA